In Helianthus annuus cultivar XRQ/B chromosome 9, HanXRQr2.0-SUNRISE, whole genome shotgun sequence, the following are encoded in one genomic region:
- the LOC118481900 gene encoding zinc finger BED domain-containing protein RICESLEEPER 2-like codes for MPISTVASESAFSTGGRVIDTYRSSLTPKTAESLICSQDWIRRLPKDLQNTQVHGVQLQDLVDNLEKIEEDLSPEKRTIEDSFIGDGDWD; via the exons ATGCCAATCTCAACCGTGGCATCCGAGTCCGCTTTTAGTACCGGTGGGCGCGTCATAGATACTTATAGAAGCTCTCTTACGCCAAAAACTGCCGAGTCTTTAATTTGTTCACAAGATTGGATACGACGTTTACCAAAGGATTTACAAAATACTCAAGTTCATGGAGTACAATTACAAGACTTGGTTGACAACTTAGAGAAAATAGAAGAAG ATTTGTCACCGGAAAAGAGAACAATTGAAGACTCTTTCATTGGAGATGGAGATTGGGATTAA